The genomic stretch ACGGCTGCGGTCAGCGGGTTCTATTTCGGGCACCCGGAAGCGCAGTATTTCGGCGTCGCCCGGATCGGGCGCGACCAGCTAGAAGACTATGCGCAGCGGCGCGAGGTCGATATGGCGACGGCCGAAAGATGGCTGAGGCCCAATCTCGACTGAACCGCGTCCAGCCGGCGCTGGGACATAGCTCGCGCCTCGCCATGATCGGCGGGGCAGGGCTTGCGCTGGCCTACGCCGCTTTGTGGTTCTTTACGCGCTACGATTTCGCATTGATGCGCGATCTCTGGTTTCTTCCCGGCGTAGGCGTGGTGGGCGCAATCATCGCCAATGCCAGCGGGACCGGCGGGGGCGTGGTCTTCGTCCCGGTGTTCAACGCCTTGCGCGATCTCGGGAACATGACGCTCGGGCCTTTGCAGGTTGTAGCGGTCTCGATGGGCATCCAGTCGTTCGGCATGAGCCTAGGCGCGCTGCGTTGGACCGACCGGCTCTATCACCAGCATGAGCCGAACCCGCTGGAAGCCAGTACGCGCGCACGCGACTACTGGCTGGTGTGCCCATTGGTGCTCGCCCTCTCTACACCGGCGCTACTGTGGACCCAGCGCATGGTGGATTTCGACCCGCGCATGGTGCTGCTGGGTTACAAGACCTTCTCCATCCTGCTCGGGATTGCGCTGATAGTGGCGACGTGGACGGTCAACCTTGCCGTGGCTGAGCGCGATCGCCTTGCTCGCGTCGATCTCGCCATGCTGGCCCTGATCGCCATTCCCGGCGGCGCGATCACAGCGCTGTTTTCGGTCGGCATCGGAGAATTGGTCGCCTTCTACCTATTCCTGCGCCATTACCCGATGGTGCTGTGCGTGGGCACGGCTTGCGTGATTTCCGCGGTGAGCTGCATCGCCGGGCTGCTCTGGCACGTCGAGGCAGGGACGGTCGCCTGGGAGGTCGTGCTGCTCGCGGCACCCGGCGCTATGCTCGGAGCGTTCCTTGCCCGACCCATCGCGCTGTGGCTTGGCGCGCGCCGCTTGAAGACGCTGGGCGGGTTGTGGATCGTCGCCTCGGCGCTCTACCTCGTCTGGCTCGCAGCGCGCTGATTGGCAGCATTGCAATAGAGCGCCCATGGAGAGGAATTCGCGCTCCTAAGCCGCGCGATTGAGGCCGGGGAATAACCCTTTTCGCGATTGACGCTGCGCGGGGATTGCCGCAGTGCAACAGGCGTCGGCTGCGGGAGCGATTCTGTAGCGGGCGCGCACGGGAGAGCGTGCGGGGCGGCGTCCCCGTACCGCCGAAGGAGCAACCGCCCCGGAAACTCTCAGGCCACCGGACCGTGCGGGCCATCGACACTCTGGAAAGCGCCGGTCGCCA from Qipengyuania profundimaris encodes the following:
- a CDS encoding sulfite exporter TauE/SafE family protein; translation: MAEAQSRLNRVQPALGHSSRLAMIGGAGLALAYAALWFFTRYDFALMRDLWFLPGVGVVGAIIANASGTGGGVVFVPVFNALRDLGNMTLGPLQVVAVSMGIQSFGMSLGALRWTDRLYHQHEPNPLEASTRARDYWLVCPLVLALSTPALLWTQRMVDFDPRMVLLGYKTFSILLGIALIVATWTVNLAVAERDRLARVDLAMLALIAIPGGAITALFSVGIGELVAFYLFLRHYPMVLCVGTACVISAVSCIAGLLWHVEAGTVAWEVVLLAAPGAMLGAFLARPIALWLGARRLKTLGGLWIVASALYLVWLAAR